One segment of Dama dama isolate Ldn47 chromosome 15, ASM3311817v1, whole genome shotgun sequence DNA contains the following:
- the TMEM72 gene encoding transmembrane protein 72: MKQQVFWTGLEYTCRLLGITTAAVLIGVGTETFLRGQFKSLAFYLLFTGAAVSVSEGAYFVAQLLSVCFQCQPGSLAYRAREKAHWLGCFQRFLAYMLLSVACFLHPVLVWHVTIPGSMLIITGLAYFLLSKRKKSKAAAEVLAPPEQYTDPSSSVVSTTGSGDTEQTYTFHGALKEGPGSLFIHVKSILKVTRKPNALRRPDTLTELTLEPADSLAKKKQVHFEDSVVKIIPALAEGPDDGDSEPEETTSDTTPIIPPPEAPLFLSSLASPGLF, from the exons ATGAAGCAGCAGGTGTTCTGGACGGGGCTGGAATACACCTGTCGGCTCCTGGGCATCACCACCGCTGCAG TGCTGATCGGCGTGGGCACTGAGACCTTCCTCCGGGGACAGTTCAAAAGCCTGGCTTTCTATCTGCT GTTCACAGGAGCTGCCGTCTCTGTGAGCGAAGGGGCCtactttgtggctcagctgctgtCCGTCTGCTTCCA GTGTCAGCCAGGGTCCCTGGCCTACAGAGCAAGAGAGAAGGCCCACTGGCTGGGCTGCTTCCAGAGGTTCCTGGCCTACATGCTGCTGTCGGTGGCCTGCTTCCTCCACCCTGTCCTGGTCTGGCACGTGACCATCCCAG GCTCTATGCTCATCATCACCGGTCTGGCCTACTTCCTGCTGAGCAAGAGGAAAAAGAGCAAAGCTGCAGCAGAGGTGCTGGCGCCCCCAGAGCAGTACACAGACCCTTCCAGCAGTGTGGTCAGCACCACCGGCTCTGGGGACACCGAGCAGACCTACACCTTCCACGGAGCCCTCAAGGAGGGACCTGGCTCCCTCTTCATCCACGTGAAGAGCATCCTGAAGGTGACGAGGAAGCCCAACGCCCTCCGACGCCCGGACACCCTGACGGAGCTGACTCTGGAGCCGGCTGACTCACTCGCCAAGAAGAAGCAGGTGCACTTTGAGGACAGCGTGGTGAAAATCATCCCGGCCCTGGCAGAAGGCCCAGATGATGGGGACAGTGAGCCGGAGGAGACCACCTCTGACACCACCCCCATCATCCCGCCCCCCGAGGCCCCactcttcctctcttcccttgCGAGCCCCGGCCTCTTCTGA